Part of the Deltaproteobacteria bacterium genome, CTCCACGTCGTGGCACATGCTTCCCTTGCCGGAGGGATCCTGTTGCGCCATGAAGCGGTAGTTGGCGGCGTCGGACTCGGGTTCCAGCGGCATCCCCATGGCCACACCCAGCCGGTAGACCTCCCGCATGACCTCTCGGGCCATGCGCGCGGTGCCGTCGTAGCCGAGCATCTCCCCCAGCGGCCGCCGCGTCAGCGCGGTCATGCCGCTCACCGCGCAGATCAGAATGAACTTGTTCCACAGCTCGACGCGGATGTCGGCGGAAAGGTGTGCGTCAACCCCAGCCTCGCGCATGGCGGTCGCGATAGCGTCCCCCCTGGGGCTGGCCCCGCCGCCGAGGCCGCCGAACACGATCCGCCGCGGACCGCCGGTCTGGTGGATCCGCCCCGGTCCGACGATTGCGCTGAAGACGTAGGCGGCGCCCTCCATCACCCGCTGCTCACCGTATTCCCGGGCCAGCAACTCGCCGTTGTCGACGCCGTTCTGCAGCGAGATGACGACCGA contains:
- a CDS encoding 2-dehydropantoate 2-reductase; this encodes MRFGIMGTGGVGGYFGGLLARAGLPVCFVARGSHLQALSAHGLRVDSVEPGGFNIRDAVFTDDAAEAGPCDVILYCVKTPANDSAIPFIRPMVGDDSVVISLQNGVDNGELLAREYGEQRVMEGAAYVFSAIVGPGRIHQTGGPRRIVFGGLGGGASPRGDAIATAMREAGVDAHLSADIRVELWNKFILICAVSGMTALTRRPLGEMLGYDGTARMAREVMREVYRLGVAMGMPLEPESDAANYRFMAQQDPSGKGSMCHDVEAGRRLEIDALNGYVSRMGRVHGVATPLNDYIYDTLKLEDLQAARRLEEGGS